The following DNA comes from Chitinophaga nivalis.
CCGGCATTCCATAGGAAATCGCCGCTTTGCAGGAATGTTTTCGCCAGTTCCAGGTTAGGCTTTTCTGTAAATGTCTTCACCTGGTATACATTATCTGCCACTTGCTGCGGCTCAAACTGAATATAGCCGTAACCGGTATCCGGGCGGGTAGGCTTAATACCCAGGGTCAGGAGTGCGCTGTGTTTTTGAACAAACAGCAAGGCATTCAGACAGGCATTGGTAAAAGCCGGACCGTCCATAATCAGGTGATCAGCGGGCGCGCATATAATGTTGGCCAGCGGGTCCTGTTTGTGGATTTTGTGGGAAATGTAGGCGACGCAGGGAGCTGTATTTTTACGGGAAGGCTCACTCACAATATTTTCCTCTGCCAGATCCGGTAGCTGTTCACTCACCTTGGAAGTATATTGCTGATGCGTTACCACAAAGATATTCTCCTTTGGTATGAACTGTATAAAACGTTCATACGTCCACTGGAGGAGGGTTTTCCCGGTATTCAGGATATCCAGGAATTGCTTGGGATTGTCGGTGCGGCTATGGGGCCAGAAGCGACTGCCTATTCCCCCCGCCATAATGGCCACATAAAAATGGCTGTTCAGCTGTGTCATTTCTAAATAATTCCTTCTCTGATTAAATCATGTAAGTGAATAATACCTCTATACTGCTCTCCTTCCATGACCAGCAGTTGTGTGATGTCGTGGTGACGCATCATTTCCAATGCGTTGATCGCCAATTCATCCTGTTGAATCATTTTAGGGTGCAGTGACATAATATCTTTTGCAGTTACGGCAGCGGCCGGCACATTTTTCTCCAGCATTCTGCGCAGGTCTCCGTCTGTAATGATACCCCGGAGTAATCCTTGTTCATCCAATACAGCGGTAACACCCAGCATTTTAGACGATATTTCCACAATCACTTCTCTTAAAGAAGCGTTGTCTAAAACCTGGGGCGCCTGATGTTGTTTGCTCAGGTCTCCTACCTTAAGATACAACTTCTTACCCAATGCGCCGCCGGGGTGAAATTTGGCAAAATCCGCCGCTGTGAAGCCATGCCATTCGATCAGGCAAACGGCTAAAGCATCCCCCATCGCCAGCTGGGCGGTGGTGCTGGTAGTAGGCGCCAGGTTATTGGGACAAGCTTCCTGACTCACCGTCGTGTTCAATACATAGTCCGCTTCTGTTGCCAGAAAAGAGGCTGTATTTCCCACCATGGCCACCAGGGTGTTGCCAAAATTTTTTACCAGGGGAACCAGTACTTTTATTTCCGCGGAGGTACCGCTTTTGGAAATACACATTACGATATCTTCCTGCCGGATCATACCCAGGTCACCATGGATAGCATCCGCCGCGTGCATGAAAAGCGCCGCGGTACCGGTAGAGTTCAGGGTGGCTACAATTTTCTGCGCAATAATGGCACTTTTACCGATACCTGTTACCACCAGTCGCCCTTCACATTGGGCAACAAGCTCCACCACTTTCTCAAAGTCGGCATCTATAAATTGCTGCAAATCATTAATTGCTGAGGCCTCCATCGCAATTGTGCGCCTGGCTGTCTGTCCTATGTTAATGCTTTGATTCCTTTTCATGACGATTTACAAATTTATCATTTTTTAGTCAGCACTGGTGCTATCACGTAATTAATATTGATACTCCGCGTTTTTTCAGTAACTTCGTGTCCCCTAAAAAACATATAAACATAATTCGTCATTTGTTAGTTCTTTAGAGTTTAAATTTGAATGCAATGGCTGTTGTAAAGGAAAGTTTGATGGATGCATTACGCGAACATTTCGGGTTCGATTCCTTTAAAGGAAACCAGGAAGTAATTATAAAAAGCATCCTGGCCGGTAAAGATACTTTTGTCATAATGCCAACTGGTGGAGGTAAGTCACTATGCTACCAATTACCTGCTCTCATGAGCCCTGGTTGTGCACTAATTGTTTCACCCCTTATTGCTTTAATGAAAAACCAGGTTGATCTGGTACGCGGTTACAGCAGTAAGGATAACGTAGCACACTTCCTGAATTCCACTCTTTCCAAAGCGCAAATCAAAAAAGTGCGTACAGATCTGCTATCGGGTAAAACCAAGTTGTTGTATGTAGCACCGGAAACGCTCACCAAACAGGAAAATCTGGACTTTTTCAAGGAACTGAACATTTCATTTATTGCCGTGGATGAGGCGCATTGTATTTCTGAATGGGGACATGATTTCAGACCGGAATACCGTCGTTTGAAAGAAATGATCGACCAGATCAACGGAAATCTGCCCATTATTGCATTAACCGCTACTGCTACCCCTAAAGTACAGAGCGATATTGTAAAAAACCTGGCTTTAAATAACGCGAATATCTTTATTTCTTCCTTCAACCGTTCTAACCTGTACTACGAAATCAGGCCAAAACGCAAGAAAGACCAGACGATCAGAGATATTGTAAAGTTTATTCACCAGCATAAAGGCAAAAGCGGTATCATCTACACGCTGAACCGTAAAACCACAGAAGAACTGGCAGATATGCTGGTGGCCAACAACATCAAGGCCGTTGCTTATCATGCCGGTCTTGATCCGACCACCCGTGCCCAGCGACAGGATATGTTCCTGCATGAAGATACGGAGGTAATTGTGGCCACTATTGCTTTTGGAATGGGTATCGATAAGCCGGATGTACGGTTTGTAATTCACTACAACATTCCTAAAAGCCTGGAAAACTACTACCAGGAAACCGGTCGTGCCGGCCGCGACGGACTGGAAGGTCATTGCGTTTGCTACTACTCTCACAAGGATGTGCAAAAGCTGGAACACCTCATGCGCGATAAATCACTCAGTGAACGTGAAATGGGCGCCCAGCTGATTAACGAAACTGTTGCCTACGCCGAAAGTGCTGTGTGCCGCCGTAAAGTTATCCTGCACTACTTCGGAGAACAATTCGATCTGGAAAACTGCGGACAATGTGATAACTGCCGCAATCCTAAAGAAAAAATAGAAGTTAAAAACCGCGTTGTTATCATGTTGAAAGCCATCCGTGCCCTCGAAGAACGGTTTGGCAGCACTTATGTGATCAACATCATTACCGGTAAAACAAGTCCGCAGATCAGCACCTTCCGCCACGATCAGCTGGAGGTTTTCGGCGAAGGCAAAGAATTCGATGAACACTTCTGGAATTCCCTGATGCGGCAGATGATGCTGGAAGGCCTGATTGAAAAAGATATCGAAGAATACGGCCTGCTGAAAGTAACCGATAAAGGCAACAAATTCCTGAAGAAGCCTTACTCTATCATGGTGGCCCTGAACCATCAGTTCGATGAAGACGGCGCCGATGAGGAAGAAGAAGCAACTGCCGAAGCACAGGCCTCTGCAGACCCTGCCCTCTTCGAAATGCTGAAGGAACTGCGCAAAAAAGTGTCGAAGGAAAAGAACCTTCCTCCTTTCGTGATTTTCCTGGAAACATCCCTGGAAGATATGGCAACGCAATATCCTACCACGGTTCAGGAACTGGAAAAGATCCAGGGCGTGAGTAAGGGTAAAGCTATCCGTTACGGTAAACAGTTCGTGGATGTCATTTCCAAATTCGTGGAAGAAAATGATATCGTTAAACCGGATGATTTCGTACTGAAAAGTGTCGTGAATAAAAGCGGCATGAAAGTATTCATCATCCAGAATATCGATAAAAAAATACCGCTGGAAACCATCGCCAAAAACAAGGAAATCACCCTTTCCCAACTGCTGGATGAAATGGAAACCATTGTAGCCAGTGGTACCAAACTGAATATTGATTACTGCCTGGATGAAGAACTGGACGATTACGCCCAGGATGAAATCATGGAGTATTTTAAAGGATGTGAAACATCCAGCCTGGCACTGGCCCGGGAAGAGCTGATCGAAAACGATTATTCACTGGAACAGCTGAAGCTGATGCGCATCAAGTTCCTGGTCGTTTACGGCAACTAATTTTTATTTCGGTACGTAAGAGAGAATGCAATGAGTATCAAGAATATACAGGAAACCATCGCTGCCACCCGCGAAGAAGTGGTACACCACCCGTTATACGCTACTTTAGAAACCTTACAGGATGTACGCATGTTCATGCAATACCATGTATATGCAGTATGGGATTTTATGTCGCTGCTAAAAGGATTGCAGCAGCAACTCACCTGTGTGGAAGTACCCTGGATACCTAAAGGCAGCGCCGCTACCCGTTACCTGATCAACGAAATTGTAACCGGTGAAGAGAGCGATGTGGATATGAACGGTGACCGCTGCAGCCATTTTGAATTGTACGAACGCGCCATGCAACAGGCAGGTGCAGATACGCAACAAATAAAAGCGATTATAGCCGCTGCAAATGCCGGCAAGTCTATTGGAGCTATCCTGGCTGAATCGGCGCTTCCTGAGGCTGTAAAGGGCTTTTTAGGGTTTACTTTTGACGTGATTGCCAGCGGCCAGGCACATATCATGGCTGCGGTCTTTACTTTTGGCCGCGAAGACCTGATCCCGGATATGTTTTATGCCCTGGTAAAAGATCTTGCAGAGAAGTTTCCCGGCAAGCTGGATACCTTCATCTACTACCTGGAAAGACACATCGAAGTAGACGGCGATCACCACAGTCAACTGGCTATGCAAATGGTACAGGAACTATGTGGCGACGATCAGCAAAAGTGGACAGAAGCAGCTGAATATGCCCGGCAGTCGCTGTATTGGAGGAATCAACTGTGGAGTGGTATTCTCGCTGAGAAAGTTTTTTTATAAAAAATATTTGAAAAAATTTTGCAATTCAAAAGATTGTATTACTTTTGCAATCCCTTCACGAGAGAAGGACAACAAAACAGATGGTGCGGTAGCTCAGTAGGTAGAGCAAAGGACTGAAAATCCTTGTGTCGCCGGTTCGATCCCGGCTCACACCACGAAGAAAGCTTCACAGAAATGTGAGGCTTTTTTTATGCCCATACTTTTCTACTCCCTCACTATTATGATAACAATTCCGCACCATCTGATGCTAATCAGGATCAAGTTGAAAAGCTGGGCTAATCATAAATTTTAAGCATAGCGTTTAGCCTTCTTTGGGCTCCCAAGTCGAAACATCACTTAAATGATGTTTGTATTAAGTACACGACTATACCCCTCAATTCACAGATACGCTTATTGCCACTCATGTACCCAGGAGAGAGATCAATATCCTAACTCCCATTCCATACTTCATTATAAGCAGCTATTGGGGCCTTACAATACTCTGTTTATGTTTGGTTATAGCGTCGTGCATTTGCGCTCCAAATGCTGTCATAGCCGTCAGGATGGGGATAACCATTTTACCGATCTCGCTTAGTTCATACTCGACACGCGGTGGTTTTTCGTTATAACTGTGCCGGATAATCAATCCGTCATCCTCTAATTCTTTCAACTGTTCAGTCAATATCTTGCGCGAGATATCCGGTATTTGTACCGCCAGCTTTCCAAATCGAACAGCTCCATTTACCAGCCGGCCCAGGATAATTGGTTTCCACTTCCCGCCGATATAAGTCATCGTATGCACGATTGGGCAGGAAGATGTATGCGCTTTAAATTTCTTCATTGGTTACATGAATGTTACCACTTTTCGGCTTTTAGTTACCTGAACGTTACCGCCAATTCGTGGTGTGCGAATAAATGAATGCAACGGTTTTAGTTACTTTATGAAACTAATGTAAATCGATTTTTCAGTAAATGAACATCGTATCACTAAAAAACAAGTCGCATGAAAAATAAACAAGCAACTGAGGCGGTATTACAGGGGAAAATTGCCCTTGTAACCGGAGGAACAAAGGGAATTGGTAAGGCTATTGTCAGAAGACTGGAGCAAGCAGGTGCAACGGTTATCGTCACCGCCCGAAACCCACCGAATGAACCGGATGTTACCTATTCATTTATTGCTGCAGACCTATCCCGGGCTGAGGAGGTCAGCAAAGTAGCCAATATGATCAATGAGCAATTCGGGCGAATAGATATACTAATTAATAACATGGGGGCCAACACGTACCCAGGTGGAGGATTCAGCACCCTAACGGATGAACACTGGGACCTGGCCCTGCAAGTTAACCTGCTTTCTTCTGTTCGTTTGGATAGAGCTTTATTGCCTAAAATGCTGGAGCAAAAAAGTGGGGTGATCATTCATATATCTTCTACCAGCGGCCAGTTCCCCATCTGGGAGTCTACGATGGCTTACAGTGTCGCAAAATCAGCATTAAATACCTATAGTAAAGCATTGGCTACAGAAGTAGCCGGTAACGGGGTAAGAGTCGTAACCGTGTCTCCAGGTTTAAATAAAACAGCCGCTATGACAGCCTTTTTGGAGAATTATGCCCAACAAGCCAATTGCACAGTGGAAGAAATGACCCGTAAACTTTTTGAAAGGGTTGGCGGTGTACCATTAGGAAGAATGGCTGAGCCGGAAGAAACAGCAGAACTGATCTACTTCCTGGTTTCTCCGGCAGCCTCTTATATCACAGGCGCGAACCTCATTATTGATGGAGGAAATTTCCCGGTAGTAAAATAAAAGCTCCGTCAATACAGACTGTAACGAAAGTAAACCGTCTCCTGTGTTTGTATAAACAAGGAGACAGTTTTAATGTATATCAGTCTGTATTATGCAAAGAAAGACTTCTTCTTCCTACTGGTTGTCCGGTTATTGAGAAAGTTCCGGATAACACTTCACTAGCTATTAAGATTTATTTTGTTATTCCCCCTTCTATCTATAAGCTGGCGTTCCTTTTAGCACTATATGAGATCCCGCTGTCTTCGTACCCTCATAAGATCAACTGAAAGCAGAAATACAAAAAATATTTTTCATGAAGATCTTAATTGTTTGTTTAAAGTCCAGTAAGTCGATTGTTACACACATAATTTTTCGTTTGTACGTTACTGTTATTGATACTTGTTCCCTTCCTGAGATATCGTGGCTTTATTACATCCCGATAGCCCATCCTATGTTTCCGAATAATTGCTTCCTTGAAACAGTTCATCATCCCTCATGAACTGCAGATATCCATATTTTAATATGGTATGCTTAGAAAGCAATAAATAAAATAGAACAATCAACAGATGGAGATCTGTTCCCATTTTTCTACAATTCATTAAATATCATATTGGAAAAAATTATACATCCACATCGTTATAATGGAAAAAATTATCTATTATTATAACCTAACTGAGTTATAATGGAAAAAAATCTACCGATTCATTTACGGGAAATAATATTTTCCTTTCTCACTCCCCCGCCCCCTCTTCACAGAAAATCCGGACCAGATTATTCCGTTGAAAATCCGTTTTCAGTTCCAATGTTTTCGAGGATGATCCAAACCGGATACGCAACACTGCAGTATTAGGTGATATACTCCCCAGATTATCGGCCACAAAAAGTAATTTATTCTCTCCTGGTTGTAAAACAACCAGAAGCTGCTGCACTTGTTTTTTCACCGGAAATCCGCTGGCAATCCAGGTGTCATTTAACCGTAGCGAAATACTGTCGCCATCTTCCTGTTGTGCATCCCATAATTCCAGCACAATATTGCGTTGTTGCACCGTCAGAGAAGTAATAAACTGATCTTTCCGGGAAGTAGCCTGCTGCGTGTTTGTACGGGGTAACAATGGTGCTATAATACGCCTCGGGACAGTTGGTTCCCGATAAAGCTGTGCCACCAGAAACGTTGCATATTTATTGGAACGGTTACTGAAATCAAAACTATAGGGATGCCCATCAGCGTGCAGGCGCAGATCTCCGGTATTCGGTGGAATACCGCCATAGTTATCAGCAAAAAAAGTGAGGATGTTCAAACCGGTATCCAGCTGAAGCCGCTGCTGCCGGGTATGTTCATTGACTTCCATCCGGTCTTTCAGTAATACCCCGTTATGGAGTAGTGTAACGGTATCTTTATCCAGTTCATCTTTATCAATGATCATCATTTCTGCTACACTGTCTTTCACCTTTATCAGATCATAGATACCAAAGTAAATGGAATCCGCATCCCCCTCCAGTATCCGTTTTGTCTGCGTACTTTTCCAGGGAGCAACAGCTGTTTGTTTTAACCGGATATCTTCATTGTATAAAAAGTTGCGCAATGCCACTTTACTGTGCACATAAATTTCATCTTCTGCATATAAATTATGCATAAATAACCCGAAGGAATTTATCCACATTCTTTTTATATGCATGACTGGTGGGGTTCCGGCTTCATAGTCAAATGTACCGTTCAGATAAATCATCCAGGGGCCTAACCGGAAAGGGGTTTCACTGACTGGAAATTTATTTCTGCCTATACCCAGTTGCCAGTCATTTTTTTTGGCCAGTAGCAATTCGTAGGTACCGGAAAAAGATTGGTATTCCAGTTTCAGTAACGCGGGATACAAGGTTTGCTGCTTGCCTGCTCCAATCTGCAGTTCCAGGTGTATGGGCGCAGCAGTTCCCCGCTTATAGGTCATTTTCCAGGTACCCGGCCATTTATCTGTCTGGGCACCGGCTTTAATAACCATCGTCAATAGCAGAAACAGTAAAAGGTGCCGTATATACCTCATAGTAATAAGTTAACAACTTATCACAATTACGGACTTTCTACCGGCAAATTATCATCACATTTTAAAAGCGCCTGGATATGCCGGCTAATATTGGTGGAGCGGCGGTCTAAACGAGCCGTACTATGGCTCACCAACAAATCAAACAAGTCTATCTTTCCCCGTTGTACACATTTCCGGAATAAGGTCAGGTCTTCTTCATTGATCACCCTTTTTTCATCCATACAGCTGTATAGCAGCAGGTAGTGGACGTCGAATCTGCTATGATGGAGATACTGCAGAATAGGCCGCACATCGTGCTCACTGTTATCAAATACCAGACTGATACCGATGGCAAACGAAATATGTGCATGTATATGATGTTCCAATACATCC
Coding sequences within:
- a CDS encoding KpsF/GutQ family sugar-phosphate isomerase, whose amino-acid sequence is MKRNQSINIGQTARRTIAMEASAINDLQQFIDADFEKVVELVAQCEGRLVVTGIGKSAIIAQKIVATLNSTGTAALFMHAADAIHGDLGMIRQEDIVMCISKSGTSAEIKVLVPLVKNFGNTLVAMVGNTASFLATEADYVLNTTVSQEACPNNLAPTTSTTAQLAMGDALAVCLIEWHGFTAADFAKFHPGGALGKKLYLKVGDLSKQHQAPQVLDNASLREVIVEISSKMLGVTAVLDEQGLLRGIITDGDLRRMLEKNVPAAAVTAKDIMSLHPKMIQQDELAINALEMMRHHDITQLLVMEGEQYRGIIHLHDLIREGII
- a CDS encoding winged helix-turn-helix transcriptional regulator, translated to MKKFKAHTSSCPIVHTMTYIGGKWKPIILGRLVNGAVRFGKLAVQIPDISRKILTEQLKELEDDGLIIRHSYNEKPPRVEYELSEIGKMVIPILTAMTAFGAQMHDAITKHKQSIVRPQ
- a CDS encoding mannose-1-phosphate guanylyltransferase; translated protein: MTQLNSHFYVAIMAGGIGSRFWPHSRTDNPKQFLDILNTGKTLLQWTYERFIQFIPKENIFVVTHQQYTSKVSEQLPDLAEENIVSEPSRKNTAPCVAYISHKIHKQDPLANIICAPADHLIMDGPAFTNACLNALLFVQKHSALLTLGIKPTRPDTGYGYIQFEPQQVADNVYQVKTFTEKPNLELAKTFLQSGDFLWNAGIFVWNVKTILAAFKQYLPEIDELFEQSTFALNTPQEKEVIDRVYPQCTNISIDYGIMEKAGNVYVIPSNFGWSDLGTWASAYENLEKDYLGNAVQGKNVVVIDATRCMVKAPNDKLVLLQGLDEFIVIDTHDVLMICKKENEQQIKEYVGEIKRNKGEKFL
- the recQ gene encoding DNA helicase RecQ, yielding MAVVKESLMDALREHFGFDSFKGNQEVIIKSILAGKDTFVIMPTGGGKSLCYQLPALMSPGCALIVSPLIALMKNQVDLVRGYSSKDNVAHFLNSTLSKAQIKKVRTDLLSGKTKLLYVAPETLTKQENLDFFKELNISFIAVDEAHCISEWGHDFRPEYRRLKEMIDQINGNLPIIALTATATPKVQSDIVKNLALNNANIFISSFNRSNLYYEIRPKRKKDQTIRDIVKFIHQHKGKSGIIYTLNRKTTEELADMLVANNIKAVAYHAGLDPTTRAQRQDMFLHEDTEVIVATIAFGMGIDKPDVRFVIHYNIPKSLENYYQETGRAGRDGLEGHCVCYYSHKDVQKLEHLMRDKSLSEREMGAQLINETVAYAESAVCRRKVILHYFGEQFDLENCGQCDNCRNPKEKIEVKNRVVIMLKAIRALEERFGSTYVINIITGKTSPQISTFRHDQLEVFGEGKEFDEHFWNSLMRQMMLEGLIEKDIEEYGLLKVTDKGNKFLKKPYSIMVALNHQFDEDGADEEEEATAEAQASADPALFEMLKELRKKVSKEKNLPPFVIFLETSLEDMATQYPTTVQELEKIQGVSKGKAIRYGKQFVDVISKFVEENDIVKPDDFVLKSVVNKSGMKVFIIQNIDKKIPLETIAKNKEITLSQLLDEMETIVASGTKLNIDYCLDEELDDYAQDEIMEYFKGCETSSLALAREELIENDYSLEQLKLMRIKFLVVYGN
- a CDS encoding SDR family oxidoreductase; protein product: MKNKQATEAVLQGKIALVTGGTKGIGKAIVRRLEQAGATVIVTARNPPNEPDVTYSFIAADLSRAEEVSKVANMINEQFGRIDILINNMGANTYPGGGFSTLTDEHWDLALQVNLLSSVRLDRALLPKMLEQKSGVIIHISSTSGQFPIWESTMAYSVAKSALNTYSKALATEVAGNGVRVVTVSPGLNKTAAMTAFLENYAQQANCTVEEMTRKLFERVGGVPLGRMAEPEETAELIYFLVSPAASYITGANLIIDGGNFPVVK
- a CDS encoding DUF3050 domain-containing protein is translated as MSIKNIQETIAATREEVVHHPLYATLETLQDVRMFMQYHVYAVWDFMSLLKGLQQQLTCVEVPWIPKGSAATRYLINEIVTGEESDVDMNGDRCSHFELYERAMQQAGADTQQIKAIIAAANAGKSIGAILAESALPEAVKGFLGFTFDVIASGQAHIMAAVFTFGREDLIPDMFYALVKDLAEKFPGKLDTFIYYLERHIEVDGDHHSQLAMQMVQELCGDDQQKWTEAAEYARQSLYWRNQLWSGILAEKVFL